One region of Esox lucius isolate fEsoLuc1 chromosome 17, fEsoLuc1.pri, whole genome shotgun sequence genomic DNA includes:
- the osgn1 gene encoding oxidative stress induced growth inhibitor 1 isoform X2, translating to MNLHDKDILPREILPVIVIGNGPSGICLSYMLSGYTPYLSPENSHPNPVLQGKLDQQPNLSLLEQDLEYLCEGLEGRSSNPVAVLFDSLLLPDSDYGLEHASPLLWRYEPERAIPHLVLGRGPPGGAWHAMEGSMLTLSLANWMELPGLKLKEWMRDKRRNVRNDRATPAEIASYYQHYVSQMGLVDNFACGTTVTSLRRVNCEGAIGCSMWEVQGTQRRDQLEEGCPTEVPFTVCAENVVLATGTHDIPARLGVEGEGLPFVCHRFWELEAAISSGQLDHTSDPLLVVGAGLTAADAILTAHHLNTPVYHAFRRSVTDPGLIFNQLPKLLYPEYHKVHQMMTQQQQEPQDQGSTYSGGTGAQMDQQENSNNISLSSGSYPGYISLPKHRVVAFKPDRKCVLEAQDGHRTVLQVSMALVLIGAHPNLSFLPEDGRPLGLNPQEPISCRRNPLDVDPYTYQSVSESGLYAMGPLVGENFVRFLKGGSLAIASDLAKKQRAKAEDNLTTIRGAIRQAESVCVIDS from the exons ATGAACCTGCATGATAAAGATATCCTTCCCAGAGAGATTCTTCCAGTCATTGTCATTG GCAATGGCCCCTCAGGCATCTGTCTGTCATACATGTTGTCAGGTTACACCCCATACCTGTCCCCTGAGAACAGTCATCCTAATCCCGTTCTGCAAGGCAAACTTGATCAACAGCCTAACCTATCTCTGTTGGAGCAG GACCTTGAGTACCTATGTGAGGGTCTGGAAGGCCGCTCCTCCAACCCTGTGGCCGTGCTCTTTGACTCCCTGCTCCTGCCTGACAGCGACTATGGGCTAGAACACGCCTCACCCCTGCTGTGGCGGTACGAACCAGAACGGGCAATCCCACACCTGGTGCTGGGCAGAGGACCCCCAGGAGGAGCCTGGCAT GCGATGGAAGGCTCCATGCTCACTCTCAGCCTGGCTAACTGGATGGAACTGCCAGGCCTGAAGCTGAAGGAGTGGATGAGAGACAAGCGCAG AAACGTCCGCAATGACCGAGCCACCCCTGCTGAGATCGCTTCCTACTACCAGCATTATGTCAGCCAGATGGGCCTGGTGGACAACTTTGCTTGCGGCACCACCGTCACCTCCCTGCGGAGAGTAAACTGTGAGGGGGCTATTGGTTGTTCCATGTGGGAGGTCCAGGGGACACAGAGGAGGGACCAGCTGGAGGAAGGATGTCCGACCGAGGTCCCATTCACTGTGTGTGCAGAGAACGTCGTCCTGGCAACCGGCACCCATGACATCCCGGCACGGCTGGGCGTGGAGGGCGAGGGTCTCCCATTTGTATGCCACCGCTTTTGGGAGCTGGAAGCAGCCATCTCCAGTGGCCAGCTGGACCACACCTCGGACCCGTTGCTAGTGGTGGGAGCCGGGCTTACCGCAGCGGACGCCATCCTAACGGCACATCACCTCAACACCCCCGTGTACCACGCTTTCCGCCGCTCGGTCACTGATCCGGGCCTTATCTTCAACCAGCTGCCAAAGCTGCTCTACCCCGAATACCACAAGGTCCATCAGATGATGACCCAGCAACAACAGGAGCCACAGGACCAAGGCTCAACCTACTCTGGGGGTACGGGTGCCCAAATGGACCAGCAAGAGAACAGCAACAACATCTCCCTGTCCTCCGGATCCTACCCAGGCTATATCAGCCTGCCAAAACACCGCGTGGTGGCCTTTAAGCCCGACAGGAAGTGCGTGCTGGAGGCGCAGGATGGCCATCGCACCGTGCTGCAGGTCTCTATGGCTCTGGTGCTGATAGGGGCACACCCCAACCTGTCCTTTCTCCCCGAGGACGGGAGGCCCCTCGGCCTCAATCCCCAGGAGCCGATCTCTTGCCGGCGGAACCCTTTGGACGTGGACCCATACACATACCAGTCGGTTTCAGAGAGCGGACTTTACGCCATGGGTCCATTGGTTGGTGAGAACTTTGTCCGGTTCCTCAAGGGAGGCTCTTTAGCCATCGCTAGTGACCTTGCCAAGAAGCAGCGGGCTAAGGCAGAGGACAATCTCACCACCATCCGAGGTGCAATCAGACAGGCAGAGTCAGTGTGTGTTATAGACTCCTAA
- the osgn1 gene encoding oxidative stress induced growth inhibitor 1 isoform X1 — MWIKTVAMNLHDKDILPREILPVIVIGNGPSGICLSYMLSGYTPYLSPENSHPNPVLQGKLDQQPNLSLLEQDLEYLCEGLEGRSSNPVAVLFDSLLLPDSDYGLEHASPLLWRYEPERAIPHLVLGRGPPGGAWHAMEGSMLTLSLANWMELPGLKLKEWMRDKRRNVRNDRATPAEIASYYQHYVSQMGLVDNFACGTTVTSLRRVNCEGAIGCSMWEVQGTQRRDQLEEGCPTEVPFTVCAENVVLATGTHDIPARLGVEGEGLPFVCHRFWELEAAISSGQLDHTSDPLLVVGAGLTAADAILTAHHLNTPVYHAFRRSVTDPGLIFNQLPKLLYPEYHKVHQMMTQQQQEPQDQGSTYSGGTGAQMDQQENSNNISLSSGSYPGYISLPKHRVVAFKPDRKCVLEAQDGHRTVLQVSMALVLIGAHPNLSFLPEDGRPLGLNPQEPISCRRNPLDVDPYTYQSVSESGLYAMGPLVGENFVRFLKGGSLAIASDLAKKQRAKAEDNLTTIRGAIRQAESVCVIDS; from the exons ATGTGG ATAAAAACAGTGGCCATGAACCTGCATGATAAAGATATCCTTCCCAGAGAGATTCTTCCAGTCATTGTCATTG GCAATGGCCCCTCAGGCATCTGTCTGTCATACATGTTGTCAGGTTACACCCCATACCTGTCCCCTGAGAACAGTCATCCTAATCCCGTTCTGCAAGGCAAACTTGATCAACAGCCTAACCTATCTCTGTTGGAGCAG GACCTTGAGTACCTATGTGAGGGTCTGGAAGGCCGCTCCTCCAACCCTGTGGCCGTGCTCTTTGACTCCCTGCTCCTGCCTGACAGCGACTATGGGCTAGAACACGCCTCACCCCTGCTGTGGCGGTACGAACCAGAACGGGCAATCCCACACCTGGTGCTGGGCAGAGGACCCCCAGGAGGAGCCTGGCAT GCGATGGAAGGCTCCATGCTCACTCTCAGCCTGGCTAACTGGATGGAACTGCCAGGCCTGAAGCTGAAGGAGTGGATGAGAGACAAGCGCAG AAACGTCCGCAATGACCGAGCCACCCCTGCTGAGATCGCTTCCTACTACCAGCATTATGTCAGCCAGATGGGCCTGGTGGACAACTTTGCTTGCGGCACCACCGTCACCTCCCTGCGGAGAGTAAACTGTGAGGGGGCTATTGGTTGTTCCATGTGGGAGGTCCAGGGGACACAGAGGAGGGACCAGCTGGAGGAAGGATGTCCGACCGAGGTCCCATTCACTGTGTGTGCAGAGAACGTCGTCCTGGCAACCGGCACCCATGACATCCCGGCACGGCTGGGCGTGGAGGGCGAGGGTCTCCCATTTGTATGCCACCGCTTTTGGGAGCTGGAAGCAGCCATCTCCAGTGGCCAGCTGGACCACACCTCGGACCCGTTGCTAGTGGTGGGAGCCGGGCTTACCGCAGCGGACGCCATCCTAACGGCACATCACCTCAACACCCCCGTGTACCACGCTTTCCGCCGCTCGGTCACTGATCCGGGCCTTATCTTCAACCAGCTGCCAAAGCTGCTCTACCCCGAATACCACAAGGTCCATCAGATGATGACCCAGCAACAACAGGAGCCACAGGACCAAGGCTCAACCTACTCTGGGGGTACGGGTGCCCAAATGGACCAGCAAGAGAACAGCAACAACATCTCCCTGTCCTCCGGATCCTACCCAGGCTATATCAGCCTGCCAAAACACCGCGTGGTGGCCTTTAAGCCCGACAGGAAGTGCGTGCTGGAGGCGCAGGATGGCCATCGCACCGTGCTGCAGGTCTCTATGGCTCTGGTGCTGATAGGGGCACACCCCAACCTGTCCTTTCTCCCCGAGGACGGGAGGCCCCTCGGCCTCAATCCCCAGGAGCCGATCTCTTGCCGGCGGAACCCTTTGGACGTGGACCCATACACATACCAGTCGGTTTCAGAGAGCGGACTTTACGCCATGGGTCCATTGGTTGGTGAGAACTTTGTCCGGTTCCTCAAGGGAGGCTCTTTAGCCATCGCTAGTGACCTTGCCAAGAAGCAGCGGGCTAAGGCAGAGGACAATCTCACCACCATCCGAGGTGCAATCAGACAGGCAGAGTCAGTGTGTGTTATAGACTCCTAA